DNA from Triticum aestivum cultivar Chinese Spring chromosome 7D, IWGSC CS RefSeq v2.1, whole genome shotgun sequence:
ACGCCACTACTAACttattagaaattaaaaaaataaaatcaacCAATTCCGTTTTATGCATACAATTCCAGAAAAACACGATAGTGACCACTGCTCTGGCTCCTATTTCATGGTTAACCAGACACTGAAGGCAATAAATGAGCCAAAAACCATCATTATGCATTGCTACGCACGAATGACCACACTAGTAAAAAACAGGACTTTCGTTCAGGCAGgacaagcccattagtcccggttcagtcaagaaccgggacccatgggggcattcatCCCGGTTCGTTAgccccagggggccggccggggcctcgtgggcattggtctcggttcgtggggaaccatttgtcccggttctaggcacgaacggggaccaatgggcctcgctcctggcccacaaccacaaccattggtaccggttcgtggctagaaccgggacagaaggtggaGCTTTAGTCCCGTTTgtagccatgaaccgggacaaatgagttgcctacatataccccatcgccacggcagagcactccacagccggcgaggggagggcatttgggtgctctctAGCTCACCACcttgcacatgaggtgttcgatgaaatgtctgagccacactagttaatctttctcctctcgaaactcgacctccgagctccattttccccgagatttgtctaggtttagcggtccatcacgtcccgtccccgtcttcactgtcgtctcgtcgccggcaccaccgtggtgagcctcttgttcttatgttctttctgaaagaaaaaaattcttactttagatagagacttgtctaattttcttacttttattattccttgttattatatagtgcgatggttttggtatccgcccccgtcgtccctcgtcctgtctatgattcagatgtggtatatattatcttttcataactatttggttcatttattgtttatgacaattatgccgaccaacgtgacatagattttatttatctaggaggttgttgaaccggaaattccaaccgaccctattgtcgagaggttaaatttaattgaagaagaaaacaattacttgaaggaaaaaataagaaaaattgaggaggagatgatattggagttgcatgttgcggatgttgtcgatgatcacaagatcaagatggatgcaatgcggttgaagattaaaaagattagaaaatatgccattcataccgaggcttgatatcattatgcagttggatcagttgttaccttggttgcgattatgatcgcatttgttgttgcattgaaatgttttacataatttcaatgtatggtataattagatgctctggagaacTATATGTtattcaatgagaactatgtatgtactttggttttaatgtgatgatgaacttctattaatttggtcacttatctgtttccttcatttgcttactagctagctagcgtgtctagtcctctctatacgtatagtacgcagcgtcgaccaagcacggagataagagaggacacacttctctctattaattagctagctaacacaaacacctaaattaaccccccaaaacccccaaccccccccccccccgcgtctttcaaaaaaaaacaaaaactccagccactgaaatgctgacgcgtggatgcctattggtcccggtcggtgtcaccaaccgggaccaaaggccgccgccgGCGGCTGGGCACATGTTACTTTTCTAGCGACCTGCTCCTCTGGATTGCTGCATTTCAACAAAATTACTTGGCCGGCCGGACGAATTTATCATGACACTAAGAGATGATTAATCCTCTGCTTTTGCAGTAAGTAATTTGGTTATAGCAGCATGCGTGCGCATACATACCTTTTCCAGCCTATGCAGCAGATAGGTTTTAAACTGCCGAACCCCGCGCCTGCTCGAGTTTGGATCCATCTTGTGCACCTTCTCGAATGCAGTAAAACGGCCTTGTGTAACATAATTCAACAAGTCAGTCAGTCAGGTGGAAAACAAAACAGAGGAGCAATGAGCTACATGAACAAAATTTAGTGCTAGCGTGAAAGTGAGGCAACCACATATGCTAAACTAAATTAAGTTTTTCATATGACACATGGTCGGTTACTTAGGCAAAATTTTATATCTAACCCTTATTATAGTTCATCTTATTTTTTGGATTTTCCTAATAGTTTTCTCAAGGGTAATCTTCCTATAGTTAGTGTTATAACTTGTATGGTTGACATGATAAAAAAATTATCATGAATAAACTTCATCTTagaccaaaaagcaaaaaaaagttGTATGGTTGCCATAATAAAATTGATAACGAAAGGATCATCTTGTTTGGAGCACTACTTAGACGCATGCATGCTGTACTCGTGTAGCCAGGAAAAGGAATTGTTAAACAGCTCATCTAAATTATGAAAAGAGAGGGACCAACAAAGCTAAATAAATGAGCTACTATTTAACAAAACACATCTAAGAATCATACATTCCATGAACCAGCACTGCAATTCAACAACCAACATACCTAAATAAGCTCCGACATAAACGAACATATAATAGCTGTCAAGTTATTTTATCACTTCTATGAGCTGTAAGTTATGTTAAAATTTATAGACATTGAGGACACATAATTAAATACCCAAGGTACTACTAACTACCACATGGACAACAAGGAATTGCAGCTTTAATCATTGAAATAACAGCAGGTCATATATAAAAAGAGAACAGCACTCAAATGAGCTTACCTGATGCTTATGAGTTGATCTTGTCATTAGTACCATCAGACAGGTACGAGAGAGCCCAGCAGGCATCAGTGAGCACCTCCTCATCCTGAGAGTGGATAAGGCGCTGCAGTGCTGAGAGAGCCGGTTTGACCTGCCACACACACAGATCAACTCATAAGCAtcattttttacagcaagttcaatcaATGAGACAACTTCCCAGAATTAAACCTGTTCAAAGTTTAGCTGTGGTTTCCCACGGCAGAAGTTGGAGAGTGTCCATGTGGCATTCCTGAGCATTGAGAGCTTGGCATGCTCATTGAGCTGCTGCAACAAAGGGAACAGACCACCACTTCCAAGCACAAGGTCACGGCGCTCCAGCATACATCACGGCCATCCGCAGTCGCCGCTCTGAAAAGCGGCATCAATCAAGCTTTTCTGAAGCGGACTTAGCGCAAAGGCAGGCAGGTTTCTTTCCTTGCACATCAAGGCTAGCACTCCCTAGCCCTGCACAACCACAATACAATCACTCCTCAGATGTTGCCACACACTACTCTAGGGGCAGATTTTGGCTAGACGCAATCAGTCAGTCAGGCCCGATGTACTGCAACCCATATTCATCATCAGGTAAAATCAAAGATAGGCAATGAATTTTATCAGCAGTGATACATGTTTCCCCCCTGACAATGAGAAAATACTACACATTCACAATACACATTGATGGTGTTGAGCAATTGGTACAACAAAAAAGAGAAGAAGTTGAGTTTGCCTAACATCACAAGTTTAACAATTGCAGACAAGGCCTGATGTCAAAACTAGATTCGGATGGTTCCGCTTATAATTAATCTGCTGCACCCATTCCATACCCCGTTCCTGTTCACACAAGGCCTGAAGCACATATATACCTTGGTCGTCTTCCCAGAGGAGATGCGGGCGACGGATACTGCTGCTACCAACTCTGGAGCACCAGCTCGCCATACTGAGGATGGGAACGATGGGCGCGAGGGAGGACGGCACCagctcgctctcctcctccttgcCGGAGAAGCCCTACCCCGACTCCGCCGCTCCGGCGCCACGGCCACGCGCAGGATCTCGACGAGCGGGCGCGTGAACCCCGACGGCGCGGGCTCCAGCGGCACCACGTAGTTGCCCGTCGAGTCCGCCGCGGCGAGCACCGCCCTACCCCTCCTCCGCCGCTCCGGCGCCACGGCCACGCGCACGCGGCTACGGCGGGTGCCGCGGGGGAGCGGCGAGGAGGCGAGGGTCCgtgcgagggaggcggcggcggtggcttccATGGGGATCGGAGCAGAGGAAGGTGGGAGCTTGGGGGAGTGTTGCGCGCGGCCCGTGCTCGCCGGAACAGCcggagtgggtggcggcggcggcgaggagatcgtGGGGAGAGCCGGGATGGGGTGGACCGAGGATGAGAGAGAGAGTTTTTTTAgggacgagagagagagagtggtgggGTGGAAGTGGATCGGGCCGGGGTGGATGGTGACATGCTTAGTAATAGCATGGGGTCTTACCTGCGCTATAGCTACTAACTTAGCAATAGCGCAGGTTTTACATCCCTTGTTACTACTATGGCCTGTCTTGGGGGCATGGTGAAGACCActtagtagcgcgggtttataccgcTCGCTACTACTattaacttagtagtagcgcgggttttatacgtctcgctactactaattagcagtagcgcctccttttaaaccgcgctactggtaagcttctgtgtataaggttttccctagtaatgttacggcaaaagctggatgcacttcgtgtacaaaatggacaatctctttcgaagtatcagggtttcggattcaaactcatctgttacaaagggatttatttttttgaacttatttgaactccagactttttgtgtgttcaaaatgcaccattcaaagtcaaatctacaggtatgttttcctggttatatgaatatgcgaggtATGATAAACCGCCTTGGCCTTTGACTTTAAGTTGCCAGTATATTTTGGCTTTGATAGCCCTAATTCTAGTTTTTTCCATAATTACATAAGACTATATTATATTTGGGGtcttacccgccctggcttttgacgttaagtcgccaaggAATATGTTGTTTAACTTGGTGGAGGACATGCAGAGCTATGTCTtgcataaatgattaagttcaaacCCATCATCAAAGATTAAAATTGGTGTTTAAAAGGGTTATCAGTTCTTGATTTTTACAAAGTCTATAAGCCGTCAGGTTACATCCTGGAGTACAATGGATGCACATTAAGTTGCCATCGGCTAAGAGCCGCCAGGTTTTCAGACCGGATTATATTATtaaaatctttaaatagccaaaatggctggattttcattatgattaTTATAACCAATATtggatgattgaggttttcaaaagcCGCTTCAgagcaatggctattatttcttcATCCAAGAGTATCGGTTCACAACAGAGAGAATGATTCAATATTGATATGCAAAGGCTTTCTACAAACATCATTCGGACAATGAATATGGTTTTATTTAGTCTTGAGTCGCTGCAGgcatacgacccggcacttgggggctacattattcaaatcaagattacatcttgtatgcaagtctcatgtcactgcaatcatgcaccatggcacttgggggctaatgcaaagtcattttaactcgcctcattgaagacccgacacATCACATGGtgatgagccagcccttgggggctactaattgaTCTTGTCAAAGTTCAAAATGTGCAGTTTATGATTGGCGATTTGCATGAACAACCCGGATATCTCTAAAGCTGCGAACATTttaaagcaagtcttaagctatcactacgTTCTCTTTTTAAGACTTGGGGGATATAGGTGATCTGCATATAagggaggaacatcttcaaattctcagttttgagcaaaccagtaAGCACCAAGCCGCTATAAGATTGACCCGGTGtcagcaacaatcatgacccggcaacATCTGTTTTATAATCCGGCAATTTGGGTAATCATAAATTGGCAGGATCTACATCTTCAAGccagctgaaaatcagatgagtatttcaagaccaatactTTTTTTAAGCATtggaagctgaatcaaatggattattctttataatatttttctgcaagaaaccaatgtcagcaaattgatttttaagctggcctattgacccggactttTCAGAAGAAGTACGTGGATTTTTTGCATCggcaaagtttgaacatatttgttaaaggagatttgctatgagaccATGGACacgtatcaagaaggaaatgacaaggactaaggatgatcaggtgtcggtTCAAGAAAACTTTTAAcctggagcacaacctgtcaaatctgttcttgtgtttattttgcaggatcggtttaacatggatgaatccaaattaaaatgggggctaatgtcagggatataccccacggtatgacccggccggatagaTGACCCAGTTGGGACTTGGCGTTTCATCGGTAACCCGCCCGAAGgttggcgactcactaagtgacccgcccggatctctccatTCACTGATGACCCGCCGGGTctggtgactcattggtgacccggcaggcgggtcagaggagcgacaagacccggtggcccagaaggcggttCATGGAAGGCCGACTCATGTTACGTTAGGCCGGCTTAAGAGGGAAGGCATAAGgagtattcccttacaaaggaagcaatacTAGGATTCCACTTGCGATAGAGTAGTCCTAATCCtgctaggactccacatgtaacccgcccctccaacttatataaggagggacagggcaccccaagggggacaAGTTTCACAAGTGTAGACACACAAGTCAATAGCTCCCGAGAGAGAGGTAGCaaaagagcacccttgtaatcgtgagcATGACCATGATCAATATCagtgaagcaggatgtaggcttttacctcgaccgtgaggggccgaacctgggtaaaacctcgcgtctctcgattccgaccaacccctctcaagctatcacatagatgcacTGGCCTCataactaagtcctcacactaggacatctgccatgacaaatccacgacactccgcctcctcctccggcgagtgatcagggcactccgcctcctccggcgcgtgaTGGCACTCCGGCTCCTCCGCCTCCTCTGGCGCGCCgaagcactccgcctcctccggcgcatgaCGGCACTCcgactcctcctccacctcctccggcgcgTTGGAGCACTCCGCATCCTCCGGCATGtcagcggactccgccgcgtcagcAACGGCAGAAGAGAGACGCTGccgctccggcggctagcagtaGAAGCAGAGGCGAGAAGAAATTCAAATACAGTCCATGTCTCAAGGCTCCagaaaagttaccatatgagatgaCCGATAAGGAAAACGCGGACATCTGTGCTGCCGAAGTGAGGGACTTTTTTGCacggaaacctccacctccgaaggaaatgttagatccggtgaaagtgaagcgcactctggatgcccttaagcgaccaccaccgccaccgccgccgcaacccaactatgagcgcattattgaaaggacatataaggaagcgcAGGGGTCGGGAAGTACTTCCAGTGATGCAAGATTAGcacaacgaagaagtgggaaaacaattccccggcacgacgaacaagcgaagcaatcgtgccccccgctcagggtgtctagcgatatcgtcgctaatcatccggagaTATTGCCCCGTACCAATCATGCTGATTACCTGAGCGATGATGTAGAGTTTGAAACATGAGGCAGTAGAGATCTTCAGATgcgagcacgggaagcctctcgtcaaacgtGATCATCATCCTCTAACAACGACGATGCGAATATTGGATGAATGGTACATGGATAGTTGCAGGAAGTCTGGGAAGGATAGTTTGatgctgagaattaaagaggagcacgacctcgttggaactgatacGTTGCCTGTTCAATTTGTGGAGTTATTCCAGTTATACACTCAAGATTccctcgacaaacaactcatgacttgcAACTTTCTATAGCtattacttctgtaattaagtctctataggtcagctctttcattgcatgtatatataattatcctcactatattatgcagattgaagatcgttgaaTGCAAaaaaatctatgacattgggttcattatgttggggaacgtggtaatttcaaaaaaattcctacgatcacacaagatctatctaggtgatgcatagcaacgagaggggagagtgtgtccacgtaccctcgtagaccaaaagcggaagcgtttcaataacgcggttgatgtagtcgaacttcttcacaatccaaacgatcaagtaccgaacgcacggcacctccgtgttcagcacatgttcggctcgatgatgttcctcgtgctcttgatccactTGAGGACTacggtgagttccgtcagcacgacggcgtggcgacggtgaagatgatgctaccggcgcagggcttcgcctaagcactacgatggtatgatcgaggtgtgtaactgtggagggggcaccgcacacggttgggagagaaacttgtgtgttctagggtgcccctctgcccccgtatataaaggagcaatggggaggccggccggcccctgtaggtgCGCCTgggagagaggagtcctactaggattccaagtcctagtaggagtccacctcccgggagagggagaaggaaggatagggagtaggaaagggggggcgcggcctgccctggccacccctttctctctccactaaggcccaatgtggcccattagttccccggggtgTTCCGgaaacccctccggcactctggttttatctgaaactttccggaacacttccggtgtccgaatatagccgtccaatatatcaatctttatgtctcgaccatttcgagactcctcgtcatgtccgtgatctcatccggggctccgaacaaacttcgatcatcaaaaatgcataactcataatacatatcgtcatcgaacgttaagcgtgcggaccctatgggttggagaactatgtagacatgaccgagactcatctctggtcaataaccaatagtggaacctggatgctcatattggctctcacatattctacgaagatctttatcggtcaaaccgcataacaacatacgttgttccctttgtcatcggtcagttacttgcccgagattcgatcgtcggtatcatcatacctagttcaatctcgttaccggcaagtctctttactcgttccgtaatacttcatcccgcaactaaatcattagtcacattgcttgcaaggcttatagtgatgagcattaccgagaggggccagagatacctatccgaaatacggagtgacaaatcctaatctcgatctattccaacccaacaaacaccttcggagacacctgtagagcacctttataatcagccttttacgttgtgacgtttggtagcacacaaagtgttcctccggtatttgggagttgcataatctcatagtctgaggaacatgtataagtcatgaagaaagcagtagcattgaaactgtaacgatcataatgctacgaaattgcttgataatattatggaaaattattcacaatggcataccgaaagagctcctactagtaaaaaagtcaattcggtagaagaaataaattctttgagtgaaaaagttgatgctcttatgaagttggttgctaataaaaattCTCCTATTGATTttatgatgtgcctttgtctactttcattcagcaaaatagtgatgccatagatgtgaattttatctcgcgaaacaatttgaATAAcgatgcttatagaggtaattttaatcctagggcttttcatagtaattcctctaataattgtgTTAATccctcttataataataataggaacacctctgatcttgagaataatattaaagaatttatcaatactc
Protein-coding regions in this window:
- the LOC123170859 gene encoding uncharacterized protein codes for the protein MEATAAASLARTLASSPLPRGTRRSRVRVAVAPERRRRGRAVLAAADSTGNYVVPLEPAPSGFTRPLVEILRVAVAPERRSRGRASPARRRRASWCRPPSRPSFPSSVWRAGAPELVAAVSVARISSGKTTKG